In the genome of Haloarcula sp. CBA1129, one region contains:
- a CDS encoding amidohydrolase family protein: MILNAGTLVTMDDERTVRSEAHVVVEDGDIVAIEDGYASGADVIDATDEVVIPGLVNCHTHMYALPIRGAPLAAEPESFYESLVDIWWNVDEAFTERDARLSALGSCAEMLQSGVTTFCDNYSGPNTLPGGLDAVAEGVAQTPIRGMISFEATARNSEAQARDGIAENRRFINEAEDQYDTVSGHYCLHTLFTNTEDIVEECVNRATDDDRPIQIHLEEGLVDVHESIADYGKRPVPALEDMGFFDAEIIAAHCVHSTESEIEILAENDVNVAHNPYSNINNAVGIADVETMQANEMTIGLGDDGWDPDMFETMRSAVGIHKLKQHNPSGFDMATALEWATIGSAAVLGMDDAVGSIEVGKRGDFVTLDLGPNPVLEGSAPYYVVSAASSADVTRTIIDGKTVYDQKSGVTGVDGADMATVGDASAELWERL, from the coding sequence GTGATACTGAACGCAGGGACGCTCGTCACGATGGACGATGAGCGCACGGTCCGGTCGGAGGCACACGTCGTCGTCGAGGACGGTGACATCGTCGCTATCGAAGACGGCTACGCGTCGGGCGCTGACGTGATCGATGCTACTGACGAAGTCGTCATCCCGGGACTGGTGAACTGCCATACCCACATGTACGCGCTGCCGATCCGTGGCGCACCGCTCGCTGCCGAACCCGAGAGCTTCTACGAATCGCTCGTCGACATCTGGTGGAACGTCGACGAGGCGTTTACCGAGCGTGACGCTCGCCTATCAGCACTGGGGTCGTGTGCGGAGATGCTTCAGAGCGGCGTCACCACGTTCTGTGACAACTACTCCGGGCCAAACACGCTGCCGGGCGGTCTCGACGCCGTTGCAGAGGGCGTCGCACAGACGCCGATCCGCGGGATGATTAGCTTCGAGGCAACGGCCCGAAACTCAGAGGCTCAGGCCAGAGACGGAATCGCGGAAAATCGGCGATTCATCAATGAAGCGGAAGACCAGTATGACACCGTGTCCGGCCACTACTGCCTCCACACGCTGTTCACCAACACCGAAGATATCGTTGAAGAGTGCGTCAACCGGGCTACCGACGATGACCGCCCTATCCAGATACATCTCGAAGAAGGGCTGGTCGACGTACACGAATCCATCGCCGACTACGGGAAACGACCGGTGCCGGCGCTTGAGGATATGGGGTTTTTCGACGCCGAGATTATCGCCGCTCATTGCGTCCACTCGACCGAGTCCGAGATCGAAATCCTCGCAGAAAACGACGTCAACGTCGCCCACAATCCCTATTCCAACATCAACAACGCCGTCGGTATCGCTGATGTGGAAACGATGCAAGCCAACGAGATGACAATCGGGCTCGGTGACGATGGGTGGGACCCGGACATGTTCGAGACCATGCGTTCGGCCGTCGGCATCCACAAACTCAAGCAACACAACCCGAGCGGCTTCGACATGGCTACCGCTCTTGAATGGGCGACAATTGGTAGTGCGGCGGTACTAGGGATGGACGACGCCGTTGGAAGTATCGAGGTCGGCAAACGCGGTGATTTTGTCACGCTGGATCTGGGGCCAAATCCCGTGTTGGAGGGGAGTGCGCCCTACTACGTCGTCAGCGCTGCAAGCAGTGCAGACGTTACCCGGACGATTATCGATGGGAAGACCGTGTACGACCAGAAATCCGGCGTCACCGGAGTCGATGGTGCGGATATGGCTACTGTCGGCGATGCGAGTGCCGAACTCTGGGAGCGGTTGTAG
- a CDS encoding pyridoxamine 5'-phosphate oxidase family protein: protein MRELRDEAVVDVLTDNGIGVLALSGPTGAAPYPVPVAFGYDPATDSLAFHLSESEESQKHRYLTADATVGFTVYEETEPKSVWRSVVVTGELVEATYGEVEPALASLASNTQFAPNPVSWDDTSTTTPYELRIDDWYGREFRVG from the coding sequence ATGCGAGAATTACGTGACGAAGCGGTCGTCGACGTCCTCACTGACAACGGAATCGGCGTGCTGGCACTGTCTGGCCCGACAGGGGCGGCCCCGTATCCGGTTCCGGTCGCGTTCGGGTACGACCCGGCGACGGATAGTCTGGCGTTTCACCTCTCAGAGAGCGAGGAGAGTCAAAAACACCGCTATCTGACGGCGGACGCCACGGTCGGATTCACGGTGTATGAAGAGACGGAACCTAAATCCGTGTGGCGGAGTGTCGTGGTTACGGGTGAGCTGGTAGAGGCGACGTACGGCGAGGTAGAGCCGGCACTTGCCTCGCTGGCCAGCAACACACAGTTCGCCCCCAACCCAGTCAGCTGGGACGATACATCGACGACGACGCCGTATGAACTTCGAATCGATGACTGGTACGGACGGGAATTCCGAGTCGGGTGA
- a CDS encoding ABC transporter permease produces the protein MNVAVNVDAREDIPVWLAYGTPVFTVLAALAVSAIALVVLGVNPVAAYATMFVDTLVTEFGLTETLTKAVPLILTGLAVYLPLKAGLFNIGAEGQLVAGALAGTWIGLNVSLPGLALIPLMFVAAAAAGGIWAGIPAYLRAKWDVNEIITSLLLTFVALELQSYLLRGPMQGGTGNFPQSERFSEAATIPELVSGIHAGLLAAVAMVGVTYVLMTRTRLGFEITFVGSNHEAAQQAGMSKFYVYLLVFVVGGAFAAMGGISEIAGAQGRYRAGFEPGYGFTAIPIALLGRNSALKVMLAGLFFAVLFVGGSSMEVAFGVPAALVEIIQALVILFLITAEFFKSYRVGIDITRGPAETPARPQRGDD, from the coding sequence ATGAATGTCGCAGTAAACGTCGATGCGCGCGAGGATATTCCCGTCTGGCTGGCCTACGGGACGCCTGTGTTCACCGTACTGGCCGCGCTAGCGGTGAGCGCCATCGCACTGGTCGTCCTCGGCGTAAATCCCGTCGCGGCGTACGCAACGATGTTCGTCGACACGCTCGTTACCGAGTTCGGCCTGACCGAGACGCTGACGAAGGCGGTACCGCTGATTCTCACGGGCCTTGCGGTGTATCTCCCGCTGAAAGCGGGGCTGTTCAACATCGGTGCCGAGGGGCAACTCGTCGCCGGTGCGCTCGCTGGGACTTGGATCGGACTGAACGTCTCGCTCCCGGGTCTGGCACTGATCCCGTTGATGTTCGTTGCCGCAGCCGCGGCTGGCGGTATCTGGGCGGGCATTCCGGCCTACCTTCGCGCAAAGTGGGACGTCAACGAGATCATTACCTCGCTACTGCTGACGTTCGTCGCGCTCGAACTCCAGAGCTACCTGCTCCGGGGGCCGATGCAGGGCGGCACCGGGAACTTCCCGCAGTCGGAGCGGTTCTCCGAGGCCGCGACGATTCCGGAACTGGTCAGCGGGATCCACGCCGGCCTGCTCGCTGCCGTCGCGATGGTCGGAGTGACCTACGTCCTGATGACGAGAACGCGACTCGGGTTCGAAATCACCTTCGTCGGATCGAACCACGAGGCCGCACAGCAGGCGGGGATGAGCAAGTTCTACGTGTACCTCTTGGTGTTCGTCGTCGGGGGTGCGTTCGCCGCCATGGGCGGTATCAGCGAAATCGCTGGCGCACAGGGTCGATACCGCGCCGGATTTGAACCCGGATACGGCTTCACCGCCATTCCGATTGCACTCCTCGGCCGCAACAGCGCGCTCAAGGTGATGCTCGCGGGGCTGTTTTTCGCCGTGCTGTTCGTCGGCGGATCGAGCATGGAAGTCGCCTTCGGCGTGCCTGCGGCACTGGTCGAAATCATTCAGGCGCTGGTCATTCTCTTCCTCATCACCGCGGAGTTCTTCAAGAGCTACCGGGTCGGCATTGACATCACGCGCGGACCGGCGGAGACGCCGGCCCGGCCACAGCGGGGTGACGACTGA
- a CDS encoding LLM class flavin-dependent oxidoreductase has translation MSANQVFERGDRVGIYLQDKHSLEENVELVQYAEQQGIDEIWQAESRLARDAVSPLGAYAAVTDDIKLGTGVINNWTRNAALIAQSMSTLEELAGPDRIMCGIGAWWDPLAEKVGIDRSGALRAMRECVEVTQDLLDMENVTYDGEFVQMRDVELDVVHGDDGPRTVPVYVGGTGFKMLELTGHFADGALLNYLVSPEYNEKALDALETGAERGDRSLEDIDRPQLVVCSMDHDEEQALDNARELITQYLGQQPHIMKASGVSQDLIDEVGETIGGWPADHEDIEKGMHLIPDDVVHKLTASGTPEQCREKVREYAETGCQCPILYPLGDDRRLMIDEFADGYL, from the coding sequence ATGAGCGCCAATCAGGTCTTCGAGAGAGGCGACCGTGTCGGTATCTACTTGCAAGATAAACACTCGCTTGAAGAGAACGTGGAACTCGTGCAGTACGCGGAGCAGCAGGGCATCGACGAAATCTGGCAGGCCGAATCGCGGCTCGCACGCGATGCTGTCTCCCCGCTCGGCGCGTACGCCGCTGTCACCGACGACATCAAACTCGGGACCGGGGTCATCAATAATTGGACGCGCAACGCGGCGCTGATCGCGCAGTCGATGAGCACGCTGGAGGAACTCGCCGGGCCGGACCGGATCATGTGCGGCATCGGGGCTTGGTGGGACCCGCTGGCCGAGAAAGTCGGCATCGACCGCAGTGGCGCACTGCGGGCGATGCGCGAGTGTGTCGAGGTGACACAGGACCTGCTTGACATGGAGAACGTCACCTACGACGGGGAGTTCGTCCAGATGCGGGACGTGGAACTGGACGTGGTCCACGGCGACGACGGGCCACGAACCGTGCCCGTCTACGTCGGCGGGACCGGGTTCAAGATGCTGGAACTCACCGGGCACTTCGCCGACGGCGCGCTGTTGAACTACCTCGTCAGCCCCGAGTACAACGAGAAGGCCCTCGACGCACTGGAGACTGGGGCGGAACGCGGCGACCGCTCGCTGGAGGACATCGACCGACCCCAACTCGTCGTCTGCTCGATGGACCACGACGAGGAGCAAGCACTGGACAACGCACGTGAACTCATCACCCAGTATCTCGGTCAGCAACCGCACATCATGAAAGCCAGCGGCGTCAGTCAGGACCTCATCGACGAGGTAGGCGAGACCATCGGCGGCTGGCCGGCCGACCACGAGGACATCGAGAAGGGGATGCACCTCATCCCGGACGACGTGGTCCACAAGCTCACCGCCAGCGGGACGCCCGAACAGTGCCGCGAGAAGGTCCGCGAGTACGCAGAAACGGGCTGTCAGTGTCCGATTCTCTATCCGCTGGGCGACGACCGGCGATTGATGATAGACGAGTTCGCCGACGGCTACCTGTAA
- a CDS encoding bacteriohemerythrin: MGTDSTGKFAEWDEERYSTNVERFDEQHKRLFGLLNDLHTAMNEGHSEEEVGDILRELERYTEYHFGDEEEFMQNCGYAMDCSDCFYNHREMHEEFAGKVRELREKHENGEYVTMEVLTVARDWLDAHIAAGDEDQNYADYFETEVSDDYEYEPGQLYHDRTASEDPVPVDRQSEDAGVRLDSDIYDGGSLSVPEGSVAAWFEDIVSEHGDRTAALVRDNGEFVERSFEEMAERAKAVAGGLLSTELRPGDRLAIRAQSQYKWSVLDLACHFAGLVPVALYPSASDDRAAQIIERTGAVGLVAAGGVAEDLTMAVETVLEFDDLPTAEARVLPGLQTDGDEVATVAFDVASPAEKAGCALTHRNLLAAAASLREELPAGPGATGTCSLPLAHIYQRVATYYLWATGSAVAYLGAEAFIDQLAAVKPDVLVGVPKMYQQLYGTIQDRLGDMGWMKRKVGGRVASYGQGIVEGRGTPLKYRAAKRLVYKPLRKEAGLSNLRYALSGTGQLDDHLLYFFRGLGVPICELYGSVGTTGVGALNPAESFVEGSIGDPMPGVEIAVSESREILVRGPTVLGGFLDGDQSGAQTLRDDWYHTGEVGEVGPDGELSLAE; this comes from the coding sequence ATGGGCACAGACTCGACGGGGAAGTTCGCCGAGTGGGATGAAGAACGGTACAGCACAAATGTCGAGCGGTTCGACGAGCAGCACAAGCGCCTGTTCGGGCTGCTGAACGACCTCCACACGGCGATGAACGAGGGCCATTCCGAGGAAGAAGTTGGTGACATTCTCCGGGAACTCGAACGATACACGGAGTATCATTTCGGTGACGAAGAGGAGTTCATGCAGAACTGTGGCTACGCCATGGACTGCAGCGACTGTTTCTACAACCACCGTGAAATGCACGAGGAGTTCGCTGGGAAAGTGCGAGAGCTTCGCGAGAAACACGAGAACGGAGAGTACGTCACGATGGAGGTCTTGACAGTTGCTCGGGATTGGCTCGATGCACATATCGCCGCTGGCGATGAGGACCAGAACTACGCTGACTACTTCGAGACGGAGGTCAGCGACGACTACGAGTACGAACCCGGCCAGCTCTATCATGACCGAACGGCATCAGAAGACCCGGTCCCAGTTGACCGCCAGAGCGAAGACGCCGGCGTGCGTCTCGACAGCGATATCTACGACGGCGGCTCGCTTTCAGTCCCGGAGGGGTCAGTAGCGGCTTGGTTCGAAGACATCGTGTCGGAACACGGAGACCGGACCGCAGCGCTCGTCAGAGATAACGGCGAGTTCGTCGAACGGAGTTTCGAGGAGATGGCCGAGCGGGCGAAAGCAGTCGCGGGCGGGCTCCTCTCGACGGAACTTCGCCCCGGGGACCGACTGGCCATCAGAGCACAGTCCCAGTACAAGTGGTCCGTGCTCGACTTGGCCTGTCATTTCGCCGGGCTTGTCCCGGTTGCACTCTACCCGTCTGCAAGCGACGACCGGGCAGCCCAGATTATCGAGCGGACCGGCGCAGTCGGACTCGTGGCAGCCGGAGGCGTGGCCGAGGACCTCACGATGGCAGTCGAAACTGTCCTCGAGTTCGACGATCTACCGACTGCTGAGGCGAGAGTGCTTCCCGGCCTCCAGACTGACGGAGACGAGGTTGCGACAGTCGCGTTCGACGTGGCTTCCCCTGCAGAGAAGGCCGGCTGCGCGCTGACACACCGGAATCTGCTGGCAGCAGCAGCGAGCCTCCGCGAGGAACTTCCTGCCGGTCCCGGGGCGACGGGGACCTGTTCGCTCCCGCTGGCACACATCTACCAACGTGTCGCGACGTACTACCTCTGGGCGACGGGAAGCGCCGTCGCCTACCTCGGAGCCGAGGCGTTCATCGACCAGCTCGCGGCGGTAAAGCCGGACGTGCTTGTCGGTGTCCCGAAGATGTACCAGCAGCTCTACGGGACGATACAGGACCGTCTCGGCGACATGGGCTGGATGAAGCGGAAGGTCGGCGGTCGAGTTGCATCCTACGGGCAGGGAATCGTCGAAGGACGGGGAACGCCGCTGAAATACAGGGCCGCCAAGCGGCTCGTGTACAAGCCGCTCCGGAAAGAGGCGGGATTATCGAACCTCAGATACGCCCTCTCCGGGACCGGCCAGCTCGACGATCATCTGCTGTACTTCTTCCGAGGGCTGGGCGTTCCGATATGCGAGCTCTACGGCTCCGTCGGAACAACTGGTGTCGGCGCACTGAACCCGGCGGAGTCCTTCGTGGAGGGGTCAATCGGCGACCCGATGCCGGGCGTGGAAATCGCTGTCTCCGAAAGCAGGGAAATACTGGTCCGTGGCCCGACTGTCCTCGGTGGGTTCCTCGACGGTGACCAAAGTGGCGCACAAACGCTCCGGGACGACTGGTACCACACCGGCGAAGTCGGTGAGGTGGGGCCGGACGGCGAGCTGTCGCTCGCCGAGTGA
- the thrC gene encoding threonine synthase: MGMTQVTTLECTLCGAEYDPNQIIYTCPEHEGVKGILEVTYDYDAIDDAFDGDLGGPIASQWKYEAFLPVASDADIVTLNEGGTDLFDAPNLSEALGVETLVKDDGRNPTGCFKDRASAIAVTKAKHAGRDIITCASTGNAAASLSGYAARGGMDCRIFVPGDAPTGKLAQPLVYGADVLAVNGSYDEAYDLSVEVTEKYGWYNRNAAINPFQVEGKRTVGHELADQSIARGHVPDWVVFSMGDGCTIAGAWKGFKEFYDMGYVEGHPKMLGVQAEGASAIHDAFHDHDDVDDIAETLADSIAVGRPRNTVKACRALEQSGGTALLVSDDEILEAEKLLGSTEGIYSEPAGATPVAGVRTALDRGIIEQDETVVVVSTGFGLKDTKSAEKATGGVDRIDPEITEVERLYGTAAEAAADD; encoded by the coding sequence ATGGGCATGACGCAAGTCACGACCCTCGAGTGTACACTCTGTGGGGCGGAGTACGACCCGAACCAGATCATCTACACCTGTCCCGAACACGAGGGCGTGAAGGGCATTCTCGAAGTAACGTACGACTACGACGCTATCGACGACGCGTTCGACGGCGACCTCGGCGGACCGATTGCGAGCCAATGGAAGTACGAGGCGTTTCTCCCGGTCGCGTCGGACGCCGACATCGTGACGCTCAACGAGGGCGGGACGGACCTCTTCGACGCGCCGAACCTCAGCGAGGCGCTGGGCGTCGAGACGCTCGTCAAAGACGACGGACGAAACCCGACGGGGTGTTTCAAGGACCGCGCCAGCGCTATCGCCGTCACGAAAGCCAAACACGCCGGCCGCGACATCATCACCTGCGCCTCGACGGGCAACGCCGCCGCGTCGCTATCGGGCTATGCCGCCCGCGGTGGGATGGACTGTCGGATCTTCGTCCCCGGTGACGCCCCGACGGGCAAGCTCGCACAGCCGCTGGTCTACGGTGCGGACGTACTCGCTGTCAACGGCAGCTACGACGAAGCCTACGACCTCAGCGTCGAAGTGACCGAGAAGTACGGCTGGTACAACCGCAACGCCGCCATCAATCCCTTTCAGGTCGAGGGCAAGCGCACGGTCGGCCACGAACTCGCCGACCAGTCTATCGCCCGTGGCCACGTCCCGGACTGGGTCGTGTTCTCGATGGGTGACGGCTGTACCATCGCCGGGGCTTGGAAGGGGTTCAAGGAGTTCTACGACATGGGCTACGTCGAGGGCCACCCCAAAATGCTGGGCGTTCAGGCCGAAGGGGCGTCAGCCATCCACGACGCCTTCCACGACCACGACGACGTCGACGACATCGCCGAGACGCTGGCCGACTCCATCGCGGTCGGTCGACCGCGAAACACCGTCAAGGCCTGCCGGGCGCTCGAACAGAGCGGCGGAACCGCGCTGCTGGTCTCCGACGACGAGATTTTAGAAGCCGAGAAACTGCTGGGCAGCACCGAGGGCATCTACTCCGAGCCGGCGGGCGCGACGCCCGTCGCCGGCGTCCGAACCGCACTCGACCGCGGTATCATCGAACAAGACGAAACGGTCGTCGTGGTGTCCACCGGCTTCGGCCTGAAAGACACGAAAAGCGCCGAGAAGGCGACCGGCGGCGTCGACAGGATCGACCCTGAAATCACGGAAGTCGAGCGCCTGTACGGCACAGCAGCGGAGGCCGCGGCCGACGACTGA
- a CDS encoding dihydroorotase family protein: MTDVHIRDAQVVTARGVQHGEIAITDGTIDAAGPASSVPTPSNPDIVIDADEMVAIPGAVDVHTHMHDDELFPDGIDFASQTASAVAGGVTTVIELPTQTPVTTPAALQEKAATCADLAHVDFGLVAGNVQEPDIDVTGIMSAGTADFKTFTADPYLADDETIARLMRQVGDAGGTVRVHCETQGLLDDARSTIDGDEPDVYMDSRPLEAELDAISRACCFAEYADCPLHVVHISSGSGAREAARFNSRANVPVTLETCPQYLAFSKGDVAEKGPFLKVNPSLKSDAERERLWDAVRDGTIDLIGTDHFPTYRETREAGWEDIWEPDAGLPGVETMVEFLVSEGVHEGRISWPRLRELVCAAPARNAGIYPKKGSLQVGTDADVMLVRTEEYEVTADDHAFVGGWTPYEGQYWSARVDTVIAGGEVVATDHRVQSTAGRGQFLDRPL, encoded by the coding sequence ATGACAGATGTTCACATCAGAGACGCACAGGTGGTGACGGCTCGCGGCGTCCAGCACGGTGAGATTGCGATTACTGACGGCACCATAGACGCCGCTGGTCCGGCGTCGTCGGTCCCGACTCCCAGTAACCCGGATATCGTCATCGACGCGGACGAGATGGTCGCGATCCCGGGCGCTGTCGACGTGCATACTCATATGCACGACGACGAGCTGTTTCCGGACGGAATCGACTTCGCGTCACAGACCGCAAGTGCGGTCGCCGGTGGGGTGACGACAGTCATTGAGTTGCCGACGCAAACACCCGTCACAACTCCCGCTGCACTGCAAGAAAAAGCAGCGACGTGTGCGGACCTTGCACACGTCGATTTCGGCCTCGTTGCGGGTAACGTTCAGGAGCCCGACATCGACGTGACTGGTATCATGAGCGCTGGCACGGCAGATTTCAAGACGTTCACCGCCGACCCGTACTTGGCAGACGACGAAACCATCGCCAGACTCATGCGGCAGGTCGGCGATGCCGGGGGCACGGTTCGCGTCCACTGTGAGACACAGGGACTGCTCGACGACGCGCGGTCGACTATCGACGGCGACGAGCCAGACGTGTACATGGACTCACGGCCGCTCGAAGCTGAACTGGACGCGATTTCCCGGGCGTGCTGCTTCGCGGAGTACGCCGACTGCCCGCTGCACGTCGTCCACATCTCCAGCGGAAGCGGCGCACGCGAGGCCGCCCGTTTCAATTCGCGAGCGAACGTCCCAGTCACGCTCGAAACCTGCCCGCAGTATCTGGCCTTCTCGAAGGGCGACGTTGCAGAAAAGGGCCCGTTCCTGAAGGTCAATCCCAGCCTCAAATCCGACGCCGAGCGGGAGCGACTCTGGGACGCAGTTCGAGACGGGACCATCGACCTCATCGGCACAGACCACTTCCCGACCTACCGCGAGACGCGCGAAGCCGGCTGGGAGGACATCTGGGAGCCCGACGCCGGCCTCCCGGGCGTCGAGACGATGGTCGAGTTCCTCGTCAGCGAGGGCGTCCACGAAGGTCGGATTTCGTGGCCGCGACTCCGCGAACTCGTGTGTGCAGCACCGGCCCGGAACGCCGGTATCTACCCGAAAAAAGGCTCGCTGCAGGTTGGAACAGATGCGGACGTGATGCTCGTCCGGACCGAAGAGTACGAGGTCACCGCCGACGACCACGCGTTCGTCGGTGGCTGGACGCCATACGAGGGACAGTACTGGAGCGCGCGCGTGGACACTGTCATCGCTGGCGGAGAGGTCGTCGCAACGGACCACAGGGTCCAGTCAACGGCGGGCCGTGGCCAGTTCTTGGACCGCCCGCTGTAG
- a CDS encoding ABC transporter permease: protein MVSFIAGLLDATVQAATVLLLAGMGELISERAGVLNLGVEGMMLVGALGGFITTVVTGSHWLGFGVGILLGMVLALVHAFLCITLKSNQVISGVMLTLLGTGLTTFFGSGWVEESIDGFPQMTLPLVGQYLVGIPVIGEAFFRSTATDYLALGLLVVVWYFLYHSNLGLEMIAVGEDPEMADTMGVSVFRLRYLAVLIGGGFAGAAGAHLSLAFSQLWVPGMTAGRGWIAVALVIFAQWRPRRMLVGAYLFGLLDALQIRSQSISLTLGPDAPLAGVINPVVEFLMTPQIMGTYPYLATIIVLAYAVIRTKSDQLAVPSALLQSYSRETD from the coding sequence ATGGTGAGCTTCATCGCCGGCCTGCTCGATGCGACCGTTCAGGCGGCGACGGTGCTCCTGCTCGCCGGGATGGGGGAACTCATCAGCGAGCGGGCGGGCGTCCTCAACCTCGGCGTCGAGGGGATGATGCTCGTCGGCGCGCTCGGTGGGTTCATCACTACCGTCGTGACGGGGAGCCACTGGCTCGGGTTCGGCGTCGGCATCCTCCTCGGGATGGTGCTGGCGCTGGTTCATGCCTTCCTCTGTATCACGCTGAAGTCGAATCAGGTCATCAGCGGCGTCATGCTGACGCTGCTTGGAACCGGTCTCACGACGTTTTTCGGCTCTGGTTGGGTCGAGGAGTCAATCGACGGCTTCCCGCAGATGACGCTCCCGCTCGTCGGGCAGTACCTTGTCGGGATTCCGGTCATCGGTGAGGCGTTCTTCCGAAGCACGGCGACGGACTACCTCGCGCTCGGCCTGCTGGTCGTGGTCTGGTACTTCCTGTACCACTCGAACCTCGGGCTGGAGATGATCGCCGTCGGCGAGGACCCCGAGATGGCGGACACGATGGGCGTGTCCGTGTTCCGGCTGCGGTATCTGGCGGTGCTCATCGGCGGCGGGTTCGCCGGCGCGGCTGGGGCACACCTCTCGCTAGCCTTTTCCCAGCTCTGGGTGCCCGGGATGACCGCGGGCCGGGGCTGGATCGCCGTCGCGCTGGTCATCTTCGCGCAGTGGCGGCCCCGTCGGATGCTGGTCGGGGCCTACCTGTTCGGCCTGCTTGACGCGCTCCAGATCCGTTCGCAGTCCATCTCGCTGACGCTTGGCCCCGACGCGCCACTCGCGGGTGTTATCAATCCCGTCGTCGAGTTCCTCATGACGCCACAGATCATGGGGACGTACCCGTATCTGGCGACGATTATCGTACTGGCCTACGCCGTCATCCGGACCAAGAGCGACCAACTCGCGGTCCCCTCGGCGCTGTTGCAGTCATACAGCCGCGAGACGGACTAG